The proteins below come from a single Carnobacterium divergens DSM 20623 genomic window:
- a CDS encoding M15 family metallopeptidase codes for MYKKVSIVLLSLTILSGCQFSGTTAESNKDTSHSKEIAKDTATKTKKQEDPLPNVSSNNWNLILVNNDHPMEAIETPLKVLPNGLQIDERMETDYNAWMNAAKEAGFNMVLVSSYRSYDLQKQVYNQSISDNQSQGMSYDDAVAETKKYVAFPGSSEHQTALAIDIVDDEWLATGKGLIPEYDQTASQKWLVQTMKDYGFILRFPKHKEDLTKISYESWHFRYVGKENAAYIIDHDLSLEEYITKLQEAGK; via the coding sequence ATGTACAAAAAAGTATCAATCGTGTTATTAAGTTTAACAATTCTAAGTGGATGTCAATTTTCTGGAACAACTGCGGAATCTAATAAGGACACTTCCCATTCAAAAGAAATAGCCAAAGACACAGCAACAAAAACAAAGAAACAAGAAGATCCTTTACCTAACGTATCTTCAAATAATTGGAATTTAATTTTAGTCAACAATGACCACCCAATGGAAGCCATTGAAACACCATTGAAGGTTTTGCCAAATGGCCTACAAATTGATGAACGAATGGAAACAGATTACAATGCTTGGATGAACGCAGCCAAAGAAGCTGGCTTTAATATGGTATTAGTTTCTAGCTATCGTTCATATGATTTACAAAAACAAGTATACAACCAATCCATTTCAGACAACCAAAGCCAAGGGATGAGTTATGATGATGCTGTTGCTGAAACAAAAAAATATGTCGCTTTTCCTGGATCAAGTGAACATCAAACAGCTTTAGCGATTGATATTGTTGACGATGAATGGTTGGCAACAGGTAAAGGATTAATTCCTGAATATGATCAAACTGCCTCTCAAAAATGGCTTGTTCAAACAATGAAAGATTATGGCTTTATTTTAAGATTTCCTAAACACAAAGAAGATCTTACTAAAATTAGTTATGAGTCATGGCATTTTAGATATGTTGGAAAAGAAAATGCTGCCTACATTATAGATCATGATTTATCGTTAGAAGAGTATATTACCAAACTTCAAGAAGCGGGAAAATAA